The nucleotide sequence TTAGTGAAGTTTCCAATCAGTGCTTAATTATCATTTGTAACTATCTAAGTCAGAGAATGTTAGCATCCTCACAATAGAGAGGAATCTAAATGCCCTCACTGAAGTTCTGCATTATTACACTAAATATTAGGTAAACATCaacaatacataaaatttaaagacaaaatgcaATGCATAATGTTacagaacaataaatatttgtgcatgTCCAAAAATTTGTCATCAAGATGAATCATGCAGTATAAATAAGTTAACAATGTTTGACATATCAAATTCAATCTTCAGTCTCTAAATCCACTCTAAATAACAACTTATGAggtatatgttgcaaaatgtaATCTTGTCACTTGGGTGTATCAGGGTTTCATGAAAAATccatgcataatttaaaaaaaaagactttatcaATGAAAGCCAACAAAAGGTTGTTAAGACATTGGGGTGTCCTGATGGGATCTTAATGGCACAAGTAACAAAGTATATAAATTAGGCACTACTTTTCATATAAGACCCAGAAAAAAAGCTACAAGAAAACtgttcattgaaattaaaaaaatattaaggggTCTTATTTAGCACCTTTGAAAGTATTCTGCCTTGGTGTCCAACTTTCTCAGATTTCTTCAGACACTGGAAGTGGTTTCAGTAATGCCACTTGAAAGGTTATGCACCTGAATACTGTTCTCTGTTATGGCTCTAAAACAAGATATATAATAAACCAGACTAAAAACTAAAGCAAATGAATCTAGGCTATCTTCTTATCCAATATTCTTTTTCCAACAGTCTTCAGTAACCCACACTTGTTAGACTTACCACAGAGCAACATTCTGACACTAATGGGCAtccaatggaaataaataaaacctaagcCTAAAAGGGCATTTTCCAGACTAACAATAATCAATGCCAATGATCACTTTCCCAAGCTGATCTGTGTTCCTATTTTGCTCTCAAATGATGTTTTTCTGAATATCAATTAAAGAGTAGCGTCTGAGTATACGAGAAATAGTAAATTGATTCACAGGTTTAGGATGGAGAGGACAAATAtaaccttgatttttaaaatcattttgcttcTCTATTTATCTCTTAATTAAGAATGATTATTTATCAAGGATCTTACCCTAACAAATATTGACCCACATAATGCATGCCCTTGTGCATTCATCAAAAAAAGCCTTTGCTATCtaaacaaaagctgaaaaaaaaaaggcctaatCAGATActcatattttaagttttcaCAGTGCCAAGTACATGGACAAAACTAGTCATTGTCATTTACTTCTTAggttaggggtttttttttttcacatttgataTTGTCTGGACATAGCATTGATTGTGTAGCAGAACAATATTACTTATAGCACTTGTAAAAACAGTAACTTGCTATGACTCTCTGGAACTGGGCTTCCCCTGATACCTCTCAAATCTGTGGGATGCTGCATTAACCACTCTTCTCCTCTCAATTGACATTTGATGTTTAGGATTAATCATAGTTTTATTACCCCTTAACCAAACTAATAAACACActcatacaggggcacctgggtggttaagttggttgagagtccagctttggctggggtcatgatctcgtggttagtgggtttgagcctggagcctggagtctggagcctgcttcagattctgtgtctccctctctctctgttcctgccctgctttctctctctctctctctatctctatgtctctctcagtCGAGAATAAATGagcatcaaataaataaaagtagaaaaataaaaatgaacacactcatacatacacaaacataacacatgcatgtacacacatataaatcCAATTATTCATAAAGATTATTGGAAAGCCTTGTTATATTTTAACTGAGATTTTTCAAGCTGACTTCATTTCAATATGGTGCTTTCACTAACTGCATATCCTCTaccaataatttttattatccaAATGATAGAGGGcatgaattataaaatatcataaacatactaaaatattttcactgtGTGACAGCAGAGTAGACTGTGCcattcaaagaaaatcaaacaaaatatcttaatttacaaaatcaatgcaattttcatgtttcttctaCTTTGGCCACTTTAATTCAACAAAAACCACTGTTATTTTACCCTTCCATTTCCTTATCATTATATGAACATGCTTTCTAATATCTTGTATGACATCAAAAACAAGATACAACACTAACATTTATATGGAGTATCATGTGCATATAAACCATTGGCTCACACAGTTTCTGAGTTAATCATTATACTAGGTATTTTCTGTATCTCAGTTTTACCTTCGCATACAGGAaagagaaactataaaattctataCTTCCCCATGTACATAACATATTATTACCTGGAGAATGAGGAATACATAACTCTTTGTAGAAATGCAGCCAATTTTCATTGTGTCCAGAACTTTCAGATTTAACATTGCTTTAAGAAAAAGTGAATATGTTGTTTGGAGCTTTCCTTATAGGATGTTATTAATCCTGTGGAATAAAATAGTTAAGGtggtttttcttttggggggtgggggggattgtgtttatattttaaataaacctgAGCTTTAAATGTCTGTGTCTAGAAGATCAAGCAGACAAAATCAATTGgtgcaagaaacagaaaaacaagtggaaagatttaaagtaaaacttttttcttccatatgACCTTTTTCATGGCATCTTTAACATCCTTATTTCTTAGAGAGTAGATTAAAGGGTTCAGCATAGGTGTGAACAAAATGTAACATACTGAAGCCACTTTACGAAGTTCAGGGTTATTGGGAGGTGTGAGATAGACAAAGGAGACAGTCCCATAGAGCAAACTTACAACTCCCAGGTGGGAACTGCAAGTGGAGAaggctttcttcctcccttcactGGAGCGGATTTTTAAAACTGCAGACACAATATACATGTAAGATACCACAATAACAATTATTGTGGGCAAAATAATGAGGACAGCCAAACTAAATGACACCATCTTATTCATAAAGATATTGGAACAAGAGATCTTCTCAATTGGGTTTGAGTCACAGTAGAAGTGATCAATGACTCGGGAAGCACAGAAAGACATTGAGAATGTTACACTGATTTGAAGGATGGAACTGACCCAGCCACAGAGATAGGAACCAGCCACCAACTGGATACAGAGGCTTCTTGACATGCGGACAGTGTAAAGGAGTGGATTGCAGATGGCGATgaagcggtcataggccatggctgCCAGGACAAACGCCTCTGTGACCATGAAAAGTGCATAAAGAAATAGCTGAGTCACACAGCCTGCAAAGGATATCGTCTTTTTTTGAGACAGGATGTTGACCATGGCTTTGGGTACAATAACAGTGGAGTAGGAGAGATCGATGATGGAGAGATTGCCTAGGAAGAAATACATTGGTGTGTTCAGCCGGGGATCGGTCACAATGATGCCAATCATGCTAAGGTTCCCCAGAAGGACCATCCCATAAACAATCAGGAATAGTAGGAAGAGGAGACTGTGGAGCTCTGGACGGACTCTGATGCCTACAAGAATGAAGTCAGTCACTTCTGAGTGGTTGTCTCCTCCCTTGTCACCCATGGCAAATTTCTGCTTAGAAGTATAACAGAAAGTCAACAAAtaaagtttccattatttctctaTCATCACACATaacatttcacattaaaaagacTTCATAGTTGACAGAATACTTTCAAATCTCTTATACCATTAAGTTTACACACATGAGCAAATAAAGGAAAGATATATGACTTGCCTAAGCTAATACAACATGTTAAGGTAACACAACTGGTTAAGGTTCAAACAGGAATTTGAACTCAAAGTGAAATAGTTTTTATTCAAGTTTACTGTTAATTTCAACACAACAAAATTTGATACCTCTTTATATCTAACTATCTTGTCATATGGATGATTTCTGAGAtgtcatttgtgattttaaaatactaaagccTAACTCTTTATACTAAGAAAAAGAcactttgttaaattttatttttaagtttataactttatactcattttttgtaataatattttGGTTCAACACAGTAATAAAGAtacttaatgaaagaaaagaaagctaaaagtTCATTTCAAGATAATATGAGCTTTCTACCAAGAAGAGCTCTTACAACAGCAAGTAAGTTACTAAAGacttaattgttttatttgagatccttaaaaataaaatcagacttcAACTTCTAGAAATAATCTAATATTAAGTGAGAAACTAAAATGTGATCGAtgcctttataatttttatcctgTATCATTTATTGATactatttttctcaaataaatatgtCAAGAAATCCATAGCATCTCCAACTTCTGATTCtaagaaaattagaaacttcAAAGTGAGTAACAAATTAAAAGGCTGCCTGTATAAGAGAATACATTAGATTAGACAgcaaattttattaaactttttaaaaattttttaatgtttatttatttttgagagagagaaaaagaaacagagcatgagcaagagaggaagggcagagagagagagagagagagacacagaatccaaaacaggctccaggccctgtgctgcgctgagtctgacccagggctcgaactcatgaactgccagatcatgacctaagccaaagtcagaggcttagccgactatTTGCCCCTATTAAAATCTTAACCTGATAGTAAAAGCTCAGTCGCTTTTTCAAgccacttttcaaaataaattttgattttctagCAGCATCTAAATTaatctattttgttttggttGACCTGCTAAGCAACCAAGGCAACTTTagttcatttcaaatatttttttttatttttctatgaaacaACACACTCACTGTCAATTAAGAATGACCTCAcacatcttttcttctttggtgGCATTTAAACCAATATGTTTTCTAGGAGAGAATGAATAATGAAAACCAGCAAATAATCCACAAAATGTCTCTACTAAATTTAAAACGAGTGATACAGCAGCAATCAAAATTAAAGAGTATTCAGTTTCTCCTTGACTTTCTATCCTCCTTCAGTTGTAAGaagtttacctttttgtttttcaattggCTACAAAAATCCCTCAGATCCAACAGCTTTCGTgactttctttgtttcatttgttgCCTCTCCCAACAACTATGTCAAAGAAGGACATGAATTAATTCATATAGATTCAAAACAAGGGGGGGAATATTAATGAAATGCATTACTATTTTTGCTCCTCACTCCACTGAACCACTATATTTTTGAAACCCATTCAAGTAATTGTACAGTAATTTGGTATTAGGAAATGGGGGAATAAATTAGGTTACAGGTTAACATACATGAggatgattatattttattttagcactAATAgaataaagctttttatttttaaggcataaaGCTGAATAGAGCATTTTCAAGCACCAGTCATCATTTACTGGCTTCGTTGGAATGGGAAAAAGAGGATGCTTAAAGAAAATAGGAAGCCCTTTTAAGAAATGCTAACATTTTTTCACACATAACTCTTCTTTCTGCAAGGAGGCACAAGCTTAATAGATCTTGTCTTTTGGTCTTattgaaaaaggaggaaagagggaaccctgggtggctcagtcagttaagcatcagactttggctcaggtcatgatcccatggttcataggtttgaaccttgcatcagcctctgtgctgacacttccccgactggagcctgcttcagattctgtgtctccctctctgtcagcccctcccccgcatctctcgaaaataaatagacattgaaaaaaaatgtttttaaggaggagggggacagagaaggagatggaTCAGGAGAAAAACTCAAGTTTATATACCAAATCAAATGTtacttttttgatattttatcagTAAAAATAACCTATTAATATTTCAAAGATATACATTTTCATCTGATTGTTATCCATTAGTATGCTTATTCAATATTTTTGAGCATCAATTTTGTGCCAACTATTGTGCTTATCActgaatataaagataaaaagaactaAATGCAATACTAATTAATGCCATGAAATGATacttgatataaaatatttattacaacaTTATAACTACATTTAATGCATTACTAAATGCTCAGTAATAAATTCACTGCTAGCTTttgaaataacacatttttaatgttttactatttgtttctgagagagagagagagacagacagacagacagacagacagacagaaccaaGTGAAGGAGgatcaaagaaagagggagacacagaatccaaagcaggctccaggctctgatctgtcgatccagagcccgaagtggggctttaactcataaccatgagatcatgacctgagctgaaactgaatgTTTAACTCACCTGGGTACCCcaagaacacatttttttaaatcccaaactAAAGATAGTAAAACTTTTAGCTATGAGGGTCTATGACAAGAACAACCTTAATATAGGCAATCTTCACATTAAATGCTCCATATTATATTCTGACCAAATTGTGTGACATTTTTTGGTCCAGAAAATGTCAATGTACCTCTAAGGAAAAGGTGATCAATCTAACCTAGAGCAATAAAATATAGTAAGATAATATTGTTTATTGCTTGTATGCAAAATTACAGAATACAGATGATGAAAGATTCACCTCAGTTCATAAATGAACGAAAAATAGTCAATATTAGGTATGTAATTATCAGAACAGTGATAATGGTGGATTTTTATGACTGTGAGGTCTTCTAAGcagtggaaaggaaagataaaaagagataatAGAATATACATCActaatactgtatttaaaaatcagttatcaTATTGCCAGTCTGATTTAGCCATGCTCTTTCTTCAAGCAACAGAATATAAATCACCGGGATTTCTTCTCACCTTGATAATCTTTAATTTATAGCATACCACATTCTGATActcaaaaaatatcttttaagtaTATAGAAAATGCCTATGGCTATTTTATATGACCAAAATAAATATGAttgctttataattattcttacctgaacttatatttcttttctatcttgTGAACTTTTTCCTGTGACACTGCAGAAATTCaaactctttttctttcagtctaaaaaagaagatgtagtttaagaattaaaatatcaatGACAGTGCCCAAAAGTAAACATCTCAAACAATGTTTAATCCGCAATAAAATAACAACCTCCTTAAGCATGGCATGACCATGTTCTTTGTTAGTGGCATTGCCCATAGGCCAATAACATCCCATTACCTATTATTAAAGTTTGCTCTTTCTTTTATGTAATTTTGCTTGAAAACCTGAACAGTGAGTGAAAATGATAGACTAGGAATCTTTCTCTTAGTGAATTATGGGTACTTCTCTACCAAAATTGAAAGAAGAGCCAATGAATCTATGAAATTAAACTGCATGAAAATCTCTGCCTCCATGCTGACATGTTTTGTCGGCCTTGGAATGAATATGGGGGCACAATGGAAATTTAAGACCAGTAACAGACTCCCCGGTCCCTGACGACCTACAGAAATAGCAGCAACCAGAATCTATGGTAGTTGTAGTTTTTTCCAATCCCATGAAACTATTTCCAAGAATTGcagcataaaattttaaaataaagaaataaagtttttggAGGAAGAAGTCCCTCTGAGAGAGGACTGAAAATAAGTCAATTATAATTTTGTAACAAGGGCAAACTCCAGGGCCATCCCATGAGGACTACTTGAGGAGCACTTGCTGAATACTCTTGGGACAATTACAAAGTTATTTTGGACAAGAATCCTTGTTAGAAAGTTTTTTCTTACTACTAAGCTACAGTTTGCTCCTCTGTAACATCTACAcatctgtgtgttttcttctttgtaactTGTACCCACCTTTCAAAGCCTCTACCCAAAATTCTGCTTTCTGAAGTAACACTGAATATCTCCATTTGAtcctctaacttttttttaaaggtttatttatttttgagagagaaacagagtacaggaaagggagggacaaagagagagggagacagaatctgaatcaggctccaggctcctagctgttagcacagagccccatgcagggctctgagatcatgacctgagctgaagtcagatgcttcactgactgagccacccaggcgcctctccattTGATTCTCTAAATGACATcctttcaaaatttgaaaagacaaatacaCTATTGTCCtacagttttctcatttctggaTTCAATGgccttatttactttttagatcTTCCTTCAACAGTGATTAAATGATTATACCTTGGCACTGTCTGTCAAACAATCCATTGCCAATATTCGATAATGGGCTGCATATAATCTATCCCCTTAAAATAACACTCCCTAATTACTTgtgatttataattcttttaaggCATATGAGACTGAAAGTTTTTTTAGCATATTGCCTCTTAATATTCCTGTAGGCAAAAGAgacttgttttgctttgttccaTTTTGCCCTTACGTGAATTGCTCCTAAGCCTGGGGTTCCTTGTTCCTATTCTGTGGATTTTTCCTACATCTTCTTCTATCTGTTCAACTATCCCCCCACAGTTTgcagtattttatatttcacctctttttacattttagacTGTTGGCTTTAgcctatatttttttataaaaatcatttcaaatatatttgtggACCCTCTAGTATTAGTGA is from Suricata suricatta isolate VVHF042 chromosome 10, meerkat_22Aug2017_6uvM2_HiC, whole genome shotgun sequence and encodes:
- the LOC115305676 gene encoding olfactory receptor 9K2-like, translated to MGDKGGDNHSEVTDFILVGIRVRPELHSLLFLLFLIVYGMVLLGNLSMIGIIVTDPRLNTPMYFFLGNLSIIDLSYSTVIVPKAMVNILSQKKTISFAGCVTQLFLYALFMVTEAFVLAAMAYDRFIAICNPLLYTVRMSRSLCIQLVAGSYLCGWVSSILQISVTFSMSFCASRVIDHFYCDSNPIEKISCSNIFMNKMVSFSLAVLIILPTIIVIVVSYMYIVSAVLKIRSSEGRKKAFSTCSSHLGVVSLLYGTVSFVYLTPPNNPELRKVASVCYILFTPMLNPLIYSLRNKDVKDAMKKVIWKKKVLL